Proteins found in one Arthrobacter pascens genomic segment:
- a CDS encoding MarR family winged helix-turn-helix transcriptional regulator: MSSNLDPDARNSYRLLTVAARLVQRRQDDALAPLGLTRAAVIALEGLAAGPLNQEQLAALIHVQSQTLGRVLIRLEGTGHITRTRQAADRRQFKVELTEAGKAALAAARSAEVDAYPSDGDVSWKVLREELAKFVSSIPAPRPDAAVVPFPLPEHRGDGRGTTLHGVDDERE, translated from the coding sequence GTGAGCAGCAATCTTGATCCAGATGCCCGGAACAGCTACCGGTTACTGACCGTGGCGGCGCGGCTGGTGCAGCGGCGCCAGGACGATGCGCTGGCTCCGCTCGGACTGACCCGGGCGGCCGTGATCGCCCTCGAAGGACTCGCCGCCGGACCGTTGAACCAAGAGCAGCTCGCCGCCCTGATCCATGTCCAGAGCCAGACGCTCGGCAGGGTCCTGATCCGGCTCGAAGGTACCGGCCATATCACGCGGACGCGCCAGGCGGCGGACCGCAGGCAGTTCAAGGTGGAGCTCACCGAGGCCGGCAAGGCTGCGCTTGCTGCGGCGCGGTCGGCCGAGGTCGACGCGTATCCGAGCGATGGGGACGTCAGCTGGAAGGTCCTCCGCGAGGAACTCGCCAAGTTTGTCAGTTCCATCCCGGCGCCCCGGCCGGATGCCGCCGTTGTGCCGTTCCCGTTGCCGGAACACCGGGGCGACGGCCGCGGCACCACGCTCCACGGCGTGGATGATGAACGGGAATGA